AGGCTCCAGCATTGGATATCTTTACGGATAACTTCTGGGTATACAGAGAACGTATCTTCTTGAAGATGCGTCATTACTGTATCAAGATGCATACATGAACGATGCTTAGGTAGTTGCATAGCAATAACTTGTTTTGCTTGACCTGTTCTAAATAGTTCTGAAGCTAGATGTTCAACACCTTGTGGCGTTGTACGCTCAGACATACCAATTAATACAGAGCCTTTACCAATAATCAGTACATCACCACCTTCGATGGTTGATAGATCATATTGACGATCTTCTTCACCATAGTATTTGATGTAATCACCACCAGTAAAGCTTGGGTGCCAGCGGTAAATCGCACGCAAATGGTTAGTTTCTCTTTGACGAGCCACTTTTGCCATAGGGTTGATTGAAACACCACCATAGATCCAGCATGATGTATCACGTGTGAACAAATGGTTTGGTAATGGTGTAATAATAAAATCATTTGCTTGATGCAAATCTTGCATCATAGAATCTGATTTTACTGGGCACTGACCGTAGCTTAAGCCACCGATTAAGATTGAAGCAAGTTCCATATTTGGAAGCTCTTCTAAGAACCCACGTACGTCACGTGCAAAGTTCATACCGAAACGGTACTCAGAAATTTGTACGCTTAATAGCCATTCTTTTGCTTCTTTAATCGCTAAAGTTTCAGCTAAAGTGTCACGTAAGAATAAAACTTCAACACCTTGATCACGCATTGTTTGCGTAAATACATCATGCTCTTCACCTGCACGTTTAACAGATAATACATCATCAAATAATAAATCTTGGCAATTTGAAGGTGTTAAATGTGTCAAACTACGCTCAGGTCTATGTACTAAAACGCGATGTAATTGACCGATTTCTGAACCTACATATAACTTACTCATACTTCCATTCCTTTCTATAAAATGTTAATTGAATATGGTTAATAAAAAATTACTTATCGTTTGTTTTAACTCTTCGTTCCATTTTCTTTTTGTTTAATTTTACGTAACTCCTTCTATCTAAACTTATATATACTTAAAGTATTACGCCGATACTCAACATCACCATGCACATTACAGTCAAGATGACTAAAAGAGGAGCAACCCATTTAACCCAACGTACGTAAGGAACTCGTGCGATAGCAAGACCACCCATAACAACGGCTGAAGTAGGTGTTACTAAGTTAACGACACCTGATGCTGATTGGTATGCTGTAACAACAAGGTCACGGCTAACACCAGAGAAATCAGCAAGGGGAGCCATAACTGGCATGGTTAGAACAGCAAGACCTGAAGATGAAGGTACTAAGAAAGAAAGTAGAATTTCTATCCAGAACATTACATTGACGAAGACAACGGCTGATAAGCCCATTACCATACCTTCGGCCGAGTTTAAGATTGTGTCTGTGATCATACCGCGATCCATGATCACCATGATGCCACGTGCAATACCGATAATTAATGCAACACCTAATAAATCACGTGCACCATCAATAAAGGTAGATGTAATTTCTTCTTCACTAAGGCGTGCAACTAAGCCTACAAGAATTGAAGCACCTAAGAACATGCCTGAAATCTCAGCCATCCACCAACCGCCTGCAGATACACCCCAAATCATGATGGCAAAAGATAATCCAAACATAGTTAGAACGATTTTACGTGTAGTTGTAAATTCAATTGAACCATCATCTGAACGACTACCTAAGAAATGTGCTTTATTTTCTTCGTATTTATCAAAAACAATCGATTTGGACTGATCCGCTCGTACCATTTTTGCGTAACGCATAACGTAAAGAACACAAATTACCCAACCAATCACTAAGATTGCAACACGAAGTAAGATGCCATCAGTAAAAGGAATACCGGCTGCATTCGCTGCGATAACAGTTGAAAATGGGTTAATAGTTGATCCTAAACAGCCAATGCCAGCACCTAGTAATACGGTAGCTGCTGCAACAACAGGGTCAAATCGTGCTGCCATCATGACGGGTACTAATAATGTATAAAACGGGAGAGACTCTTCTGCCATACCATAAATCGTACCGCCGGCAGCAAAAAGTGCCATTAGTATCGGTATTAAGAGTTCTTCTCTACCTTTTAGGCGTGTAGTAACGCGTTCAATACCTGCGTCAATAGCACCTGTTTTAGTTACGACACCTAAAAATCCACCAATAATAATGATGAACAATGCTACGTCGATAGCTGCTGCTTGGTAGCTATTATGATCATAGAAACCATCAATAGGGGCTAATAAAACATCAACGAGATTTTGAGGATTACCTTCAACTAAATGGTAAGTTCCTGTGATTGGCACTTCCTTGCCAATTTTTTCATTCATTTCGCGATCATATTGACCGGCGGGAATTACCCACGTCATTAGTGCGACAAGCGCAATTAATGCAAATAAGATGGTATAAGCGGAGGGGAATTTAAAGCCTTTTTCCTCTTCCACATTTTTGTCCGTGTTTGTAGTCATATTTTTATCCCTATTACTTTATGGTTGTCTAGCTAGATTTTTAGGTTTTTAGTTCAAAAAAACCGAGGTGCTCATTTTTTAACTTTTTGTAGATATTGGGTGTAAAACTAGGGTGGCTCCATTGTGCTGCGCACTCTCACTCTAATGTTATCAATATGTTACAAAGTTGCTGGAGCATTACAGTGATCATTTCAAACCTTTTTATTTACGTAGTGAAGTATAAAGACCTAAGCATTATTTAATCTTTAGGTGGATCACATTTCATCACTACAGATAAAACTGCAAGTTTTTTGTAAAAGGAAAAGGTGAATATTTTTTTGAAAAAACAGCATTAATATGCACGTATTGGCGCTTTTGTTGAAATGCTAGATATATATAAATTTTAAAAGTCAAAAGATTACCAAGCTGATTTTCAGTGGTGTTGTTTGATTTTTTTTGGTTTTTTTTTCTTTTTTGTCGCTTAATTATGCTTAATTAATGAATTTTTACGCTATTAACTTAGAGGGTAAACGATTACATTATGTATGGTTTATGCATGGGAGCCTAAATTATAAAAATAGTTGAAATATGATGATATTATGATCTTCATCATGCTTTTCAGGTTGGAAAGTGCTCGTCAAAGTGAGCAAGTATTTTTTATTGGTCTACTTGTTACTTTTTATTGGTTATTTTGTGTTCGTTTTGTTTTTTTTGGCCGTTTTTATTTGTACTGATTTGTTAAAAAAATACTTTTTTATATAAATATACTCATAAAGAGGTGTGTTTTCCGCTGTTTTTTCCATCAAAAATTTATTGTAGACTTCTTCATTAACCTATTTGTTAATTTGAGATTTTATCTTTTAAAATCTTTTATTATGTTATTTATCTGGTGACAAGATCTGTTTATTTCTTATGCTATGATGCATTTACAATCAACTGTCCACGAGAAGAATATGACAACTCTTGAAAATGAAAATATTTACATTGAATCAGAAACTGTATTAATTACACCCGCACAGCTTAAAGTACAACTTCCCGTTTCTGCTTATGTGTATCAATTCATTAATCGCGCGCGACAAACTATTGCTAATATTATTCATAAAAAAGATCCCAGACTTCTGATCATTTGTGGTCCTTGCTCGATTCATGATATAGACGCTGCTAAAGAGTATGCAACCCGCCTGAAGAAAATACATGATCAGTATAAAGATACGCTATATATAGTGATGCGCGTCTATTTTGAAAAACCGCGTACCACAGTTGGTTGGAAAGGACTGATTAATGACCCTTATATGGATGACTCTTTTGATATTGAAGCGGGTTTAAAAAAAGCAAGAGAGCTTTTGTTGTGGATATCTGAATTAGGTTTACCCATTGCAACAGAAGCGTTAGATCCGATAAGTCCACAATACATCGGTGATCTCTTTAGCTGGGCTGCGATAGGTGCGCGTACAACTGAGTCACAAACACACAGAGAAATGGCAAGTGGTTTATCCATGCCTGTCGGTTTCAAAAATGGCACTGATGGCAGTTTATCAACGGCGGTTAATGCAATGCAGTCGGCTGCATCAAGTCATCGTTTTATGGGTATTAATCAAAATGGGCAAAGTGCATTGTTACAAACAACGGGTAATAAAGATGGCCATGTGATCTTACGCGGTGGTGGTGGAAAACCCAATTATGACTCTCTAAATGTTGCATTAGCGGAACAAGCTCTCGATAAAGCAAAGATGAAAAATATTTTAATTGTTGATTGTAGCCATGAAAATTCAAATAAAAATCATGAATTACAATCATTGGTTGCCAATGATGTTTTCCATCAGATTTTAAAAGGTAATAAATCGATTATTGGTATTATGCTTGAAAGTAACCTTAATAGTGGCAATCAAGCCGCCGTGTTGCCTGTTTCGAATCTAAGATATGGAGTGTCGGTGACCGATGCGTGCATTGATTGGAAGAGCACTGAAGCGTTATTTTCTCAAGCCCATGATTTATTAAAAGAAACATTACACTCGAGAAGAGATAACCATCATGCCATTAAGTAAATTACGCGACAAAATAGACAGCGTAGATAAAAAACTCATTGATTTATTAGCGGAGCGATTACGTTTAGTGGCCGAAGTCGGTATTGTCAAAACAAAACATGGATTACCTATTTATGTGCCAGAGCGAGAAGCGTCTATGCTTGCTTCTCGTCGTCAAGAGGCAAAACTTAAAGGTGTACCTGAAGATTTAATCGAAGATATTTTACGACGTACTATGCGAGAATCTTATGCGAATGAGCATGATGCTGGCTTTAAAACCGTTAACCCGAAATTAAAACGTATCGTGATGATTGGTGGCAATGGTTTATTAGGTAAACGTTTTGTCGAAATGTTTACCTTATCAGGCTACCAGGTAGATATTTTAGGGCGATCTAATTGGGATCAGGCGCAACAACTCTGCAGTAAAGCGGGACTCGTGATTGTAGGCTCACCTATTGATGTGACCGTTGAGGTGATAAATCAACTTTCATACTTACCTGATGATTGCATTTTAGCGGATATTACGAGTATTAAAAGTGCGCCTTTACAAGCGATGCTTGATGTTCATTCAGGGCCTGTCGTTGGGTTGCACCCTATGTTTGGACCTGATATATCTAGCTTTGCAAAACAAGTGATAGTGTACTGTGATGGGCGTGGTGCTGATAAGTATGCTTGGTTGATTGAGCAAATGAAAATATGGGGAGCACAACTCTATTGCGTTAATGCTAAGACACATGATGAATCAATGACGCTTATCCAAGCATTACGTCATTTTACGAGTTTTGTGTATGGTGTGCACTTACAAGAAATGAATGCAGATTTAGGGCAGTTACTGGATCTTAGCTCTCCCATTTATCGTTTAGAGTTGGCGATGGTTGGTCGATTATTTGCACAAGAGCCTGCGCTATATGCGGATATTATTCTTTCTCAAAAGGGAAATTTAGCGATGATAAAACGTTATCATCAGCATTTTTCTATTGCCATTGAGTTATTAGAAACCTCTGATAGGGACGCTTTTATTAAACGTTTTCAATCTGTCACCGATTGGATGGGTGATTATTCTTCGCTGTTTATGGATGAAAGCCGGGCATTACTACAACAAGCCTATGATAAACGTGTTTATGATAAATAAATGTGTATAAAAAAAGGAGCGTAAAGCTCCTTTTTCTCCTTAGATTGGTTTCATTATGAGCTGAATTCTTTGTTCATCTTGATTTCCACATCAGATTCAATTTCGATATCATCTTCTTCGCTCATTTCTCCGGAAATATCCCCATTTCGACAAAGATCTTTGCCATGGTTCTTAGCGCGACTTGCTTCGTCTTTATGTAGATATTTATTGAGTTGGCGTTCAACTTTCTGAAATAATTGACCAATGGCGATATAAAGATCATCATGCTCTGCATGTGCAAATACCTTGCCATTCGGTACACCTATCTTCGCTTCAATTTTCACGCCTTGCGGCTCTTTAGTGATGATACAGTGTGGATTAATTAATGGGATTTGTAACTTTTCTAGCTTTTGAAAGCGCTCTTCTATTTTGCTACGCATTGTGTCAGTAATAGTAATTTGTCTGCTAGTAATTTCAATTCTCATATAAGACACCTTTTGGTTAGACACTTATTGTGCTCATAAATAGATTAGACGTTTTCTTAAATTTTAAAAGTGATATCGGTCACGTTTGATCGGCTTTTGATAAGAAGAGGTGTGATCTATGAGCACGCGTTATTTTCTGTATAAAAAAAACAAGAATTACTTGTTGAAACACAAATTTTAGGGCATTGTTGAATGGATAAGTTACCTGCCTTTTCTCCTTTTAATCCCTAATTCTGTCCTTCCTTTTTAAGTATTCTCACTTAAGTTTAGACCTATTTATATTTTTAATCGAAATAGAAACCTTGATGCTATCAAAATGCATACATTACCAACAATGGGGATTTGGCTGTTCATTTTTATCCGAATAATTATCATCTTGATCAACACGAAGCGTTATACATGAATCGGTATCTTTTTCTTGTTGGCTGCCTTTTTGTGCTGCCGCTTCGAGTAAATAAGTTGTCTCATCAGCGCTTAAAATTGAAAATTGATAATAGTCAGTATCCATTAACTCTAATAAAGATTTATCTGTTGTATAGCTGGGATGTAAAAGATGATGACTACTTTGTATTAATTGTGCGTTGATTAAGGTGTGTATTGCTTCTACTCTGCGCGTATGGGTGATAAAGGATACGTAATTGGGATAGCTTAGTGCGCTCAATATGGCAATGATAGCAATACAAATTAACAGTTCAATCAAAGTAAATGCGGAAAACTTAGACATGATCCCGCCTTATATTAGTCTGTGTTATTCAAATAATTTTTCAACTACTTTACAGGTTTCGTCTATTTTACTGAGATCGGTGGGAGTAATGAAAATAGTATCATCTCCTGCAAGGGTGCCTAATATACCTTCGCGTTTTCCGATAGAGTCTAATAACCGAGCGATAAGTTGCGCAGAGCCTGGACTTGCTTGAACGACGATAAGGCTACCATTATGATCTATATCTAAGACAAGATTCTTTAATGGGCTACCTGCACTGGGCACGCCTAATTCGGCAGGCAGGCAATATACTATTTCACGTTTAGCATTGCGTGTTCTTACTGCGCCTGATTTACTCAGCATGCGTGAGACTTTCGACTGGTTAATTTTATGAAAGCCTGCTGATTGTAATGCATCAACGATCTCACTTTGTGAGCTTAATCGTTCTTCTTTTAATAAAGACTTAAAAACATTCATTAATTCATGTGACTGTGTCATATCATTATTACTCAGGTTAGTTCAGAAAATAAGAAAGGCTATCATAAAGACTTTTAATCAATTATCAATTTATTCTGGTGCATAAGTATGCACTATATTTA
The sequence above is a segment of the Psychromonas sp. CNPT3 genome. Coding sequences within it:
- the tyrA gene encoding bifunctional chorismate mutase/prephenate dehydrogenase — its product is MPLSKLRDKIDSVDKKLIDLLAERLRLVAEVGIVKTKHGLPIYVPEREASMLASRRQEAKLKGVPEDLIEDILRRTMRESYANEHDAGFKTVNPKLKRIVMIGGNGLLGKRFVEMFTLSGYQVDILGRSNWDQAQQLCSKAGLVIVGSPIDVTVEVINQLSYLPDDCILADITSIKSAPLQAMLDVHSGPVVGLHPMFGPDISSFAKQVIVYCDGRGADKYAWLIEQMKIWGAQLYCVNAKTHDESMTLIQALRHFTSFVYGVHLQEMNADLGQLLDLSSPIYRLELAMVGRLFAQEPALYADIILSQKGNLAMIKRYHQHFSIAIELLETSDRDAFIKRFQSVTDWMGDYSSLFMDESRALLQQAYDKRVYDK
- the argR gene encoding transcriptional regulator ArgR, with protein sequence MTQSHELMNVFKSLLKEERLSSQSEIVDALQSAGFHKINQSKVSRMLSKSGAVRTRNAKREIVYCLPAELGVPSAGSPLKNLVLDIDHNGSLIVVQASPGSAQLIARLLDSIGKREGILGTLAGDDTIFITPTDLSKIDETCKVVEKLFE
- a CDS encoding 3-deoxy-7-phosphoheptulonate synthase, translated to MTTLENENIYIESETVLITPAQLKVQLPVSAYVYQFINRARQTIANIIHKKDPRLLIICGPCSIHDIDAAKEYATRLKKIHDQYKDTLYIVMRVYFEKPRTTVGWKGLINDPYMDDSFDIEAGLKKARELLLWISELGLPIATEALDPISPQYIGDLFSWAAIGARTTESQTHREMASGLSMPVGFKNGTDGSLSTAVNAMQSAASSHRFMGINQNGQSALLQTTGNKDGHVILRGGGGKPNYDSLNVALAEQALDKAKMKNILIVDCSHENSNKNHELQSLVANDVFHQILKGNKSIIGIMLESNLNSGNQAAVLPVSNLRYGVSVTDACIDWKSTEALFSQAHDLLKETLHSRRDNHHAIK
- the arcA gene encoding arginine deiminase, translated to MSKLYVGSEIGQLHRVLVHRPERSLTHLTPSNCQDLLFDDVLSVKRAGEEHDVFTQTMRDQGVEVLFLRDTLAETLAIKEAKEWLLSVQISEYRFGMNFARDVRGFLEELPNMELASILIGGLSYGQCPVKSDSMMQDLHQANDFIITPLPNHLFTRDTSCWIYGGVSINPMAKVARQRETNHLRAIYRWHPSFTGGDYIKYYGEEDRQYDLSTIEGGDVLIIGKGSVLIGMSERTTPQGVEHLASELFRTGQAKQVIAMQLPKHRSCMHLDTVMTHLQEDTFSVYPEVIRKDIQCWSLTGDESGAITMAKEGYFVNTIEKALGVGKLNLITTGGDSYEAEREQWNDANNVLTVKPGVVIGYERNVFTNEKYDKAGITVLPIPGDELGRGRGGARCMSCPIERDGI
- the hpf gene encoding ribosome hibernation-promoting factor, HPF/YfiA family — protein: MSNQKVSYMRIEITSRQITITDTMRSKIEERFQKLEKLQIPLINPHCIITKEPQGVKIEAKIGVPNGKVFAHAEHDDLYIAIGQLFQKVERQLNKYLHKDEASRAKNHGKDLCRNGDISGEMSEEDDIEIESDVEIKMNKEFSS
- a CDS encoding type IV pilin protein, producing MSKFSAFTLIELLICIAIIAILSALSYPNYVSFITHTRRVEAIHTLINAQLIQSSHHLLHPSYTTDKSLLELMDTDYYQFSILSADETTYLLEAAAQKGSQQEKDTDSCITLRVDQDDNYSDKNEQPNPHCW
- a CDS encoding YfcC family protein, with translation MTTNTDKNVEEEKGFKFPSAYTILFALIALVALMTWVIPAGQYDREMNEKIGKEVPITGTYHLVEGNPQNLVDVLLAPIDGFYDHNSYQAAAIDVALFIIIIGGFLGVVTKTGAIDAGIERVTTRLKGREELLIPILMALFAAGGTIYGMAEESLPFYTLLVPVMMAARFDPVVAAATVLLGAGIGCLGSTINPFSTVIAANAAGIPFTDGILLRVAILVIGWVICVLYVMRYAKMVRADQSKSIVFDKYEENKAHFLGSRSDDGSIEFTTTRKIVLTMFGLSFAIMIWGVSAGGWWMAEISGMFLGASILVGLVARLSEEEITSTFIDGARDLLGVALIIGIARGIMVIMDRGMITDTILNSAEGMVMGLSAVVFVNVMFWIEILLSFLVPSSSGLAVLTMPVMAPLADFSGVSRDLVVTAYQSASGVVNLVTPTSAVVMGGLAIARVPYVRWVKWVAPLLVILTVMCMVMLSIGVIL